The Lactuca sativa cultivar Salinas chromosome 2, Lsat_Salinas_v11, whole genome shotgun sequence genome includes a window with the following:
- the LOC111916440 gene encoding cucumber peeling cupredoxin — MGAHGDYWFSKATAVIPQALIIILLFTASAGGVKHIVGGSIWSIPPSVHFYNNWSTSQTFVPGDVLCTFYLIISLQKLLRFRYFELKKHADFDFESEMYNVHQVLSDDYSHCESTLSPVNAYEEGPALVTLPYTGEYMFLCPMLNYCSQGMKMMIFVRMPAASTPPVRVLP; from the coding sequence ATGGGGGCGCACGGCGACTATTGGTTTTCAAAAGCAACGGCAGTAATTCCACAAGCTTTAATAATTATACTACTCTTTACTGCATCCGCCGGTGGCGTGAAACACATTGTGGGAGGCTCCATCTGGTCGATCCCTCCGAGCGTTCACTTCTACAACAACTGGTCGACTTCTCAAACCTTCGTTCCCGGCGACGTTCTCTGTACGTTCTACCTAATAATCTCCCTTCAAAAGCTTCTTCGTTTTCGTTACTTTGAACTAAAAAAACATGCAGATTTCGATTTTGAATCAGAAATGTACAATGTGCACCAAGTGCTTTCGGATGATTACAGTCATTGTGAATCCACCCTTTCGCCAGTAAACGCTTACGAAGAAGGGCCGGCTTTGGTAACATTACCATATACCGGTGAATATATGTTCTTATGCCCCATGTTGAACTACTGTTCCCAGGGAATGAAAATGATGATATTTGTCAGAATGCCCGCCGCTTCTACTCCACCGGTTAGGGTACTGCCTTGA